Within Gilvibacter sp. SZ-19, the genomic segment GGGTGATCGATGGTGAAACGGGAGCCGCACATCGTCTGGGGTTGAAACCCAGCACGCTACGAGATCGCATGAAAAAACTAAAAATACAACGCCCCATTTAACCACGGTATTCCGTGGCAACCTTAAGTTGAAAAAATTAGCCCACGGTTATCCGTGGGCATTTTTTTTGCGCATTATTTTTTTTAAAAATTAAAGCCCTAGTAATCAATAACTTATATTTTTTTTGGCACGCCTTGCACTTTTTGGTACGACTATGGCCTTAATGAAGTCATAACTAGGCAACTATGAATCAAGCTGTAGTATTTGAGAAAGCAAAGTTCTGGCGTGACCAAGATATCCTGTTCATCACATTTCACAATAGGGATATCTGTCACTCCATGCCACTTGCCGCTATGGAACGCTACGTTGATACCATACATGCACTCTGCGAAAACAAACCTACCCCGTTTCTAATTGATGTTACGGATGCTTTAGGTAGTTATTCCATTGCTGCAGCCAAGTATTTTGGCAAGTGCAAGAAACTCGAAAAGATTAGAGTAGCAGAAGCATTTGTTGCAAATAGAATCGGGTCCAAATTGACCATACGCTCCTTTAAGCGTATTTACGATTCTAAAACACCTTACGAGATCTGCGATACCACAAAAGAAGCATTGGCGTATTGCAAACAGTTTGTAAAGTGAATTGAAGCAAGACTTTTGACCAATAAAGGATGTAAAGGATTATGGAGTGGGAAATGGACAATGGCAAGAGTATCTTGGAAGTTGGCAATGTGGCAATGATCATATCCCTAAATGACCAAGGAAGAATAGCGCAGTGGAATACTTGTGCCATGCACAAGTTTGGATTTGAGTCTGCCGAGGTCATGGGGAAGCCACTTGCCAATTTTTTAGTATCGAATAGTAAATCAACTTCAGCGCAAGAGTTGGACCACATGCTGCAAGTGTCTATGGGGGTAGACCATAGCGAGACTAAAGAGTTCACAGGATTGAAAAAAAATGGGTCGCGGTTCCCATTAGAACTCGAACTTCGCACACAGCATACTAACTCTGGGCTCGTCTATACCGTTGTTATGATAGATATATCACGTAGGCGAGCCCTAGAAGTTGATCTCATTAATAAGGCTAAGGCCTTAGACTTGTTGTCCTTTCAGTGTTCTCATGATCTCAAGGCTCCGTATTGTTCGGCCCAAGGTTTGTTGCAGCTACTCAGACAAAAAGATCTCAGCTTGGATGCTTCGGATCTGGTAGACCTCTTGGAATCCAGTTTAAACAGTGGCAAACAACTCTTAGAGGATCTGGCCATGATCTCCATCATTGCCAAGGCTTACAGAAATATTGAGCCTATAGATGTAGATCGGATGTTGCACAGTACTGTATCTAAGCTTCAAATGACCGATTATTTTGAAAAGGTCGACCTAGATGTGGAACTTCAATTAGAAGCAACTCTCTATTCTAACGAGCAACTCTTGGGTTCTTTACTTAAGAATATGGTTCGTTATGTCCAGATGTATTCCTGTTCGGACGACGATCAAGAAAATGACCTAATGAAACTCAGCATTAAAACCAATAGCAAAGAGTCAATAATCACACTTGCATTTAATGGAGCTATCTCTAACCCGAAAGATCCCTTCTGTACAGACGGACTTCAAGAATACACATCTGCCAATGAATCAACACCAGGACTTTGCGTCTATTTGATTCGCAATATTGCATCACTTCTTGACGGAAAACTTCAGTTTGAGATGAACCAAGACCAAAGCTCCTATTTGAGCGTGACCATTCCTAATCCAAAACCCAGTAAGTATTTTGAGAAGTGTTAAACATGTCGTACTCATAGACGATAATAAGGTAGACCGCTTTGTGAGTAAAGGCATGCTAAAGTCTTATGATCCGTCTATACTTACTACCTACTTCTGCAACGGAGCAAGTGGTATCAAGTATTTTAAAGAATTAAACAGATACTTTAAACGGGGATATTGCGTGATTCCAGAAGTGGTGATTCTAGATATCAATATGCCAGAAGTTGACGGCTGGCAAGTACTTGCTGCTTTTGAACGCATGGCGGTATTTAAGCAGTTCAATATAGAAGTGATCATGCTTTCCTCTTCTAGTGACCCGCGTGATATTGCCAGAAGTGCTAAAAGTCCCGTTTGTAAGGGCTATATCACTAAACCTCTCAATGTGGGCAAGCTAAGTGAAGCCATGACTAAGATCAAAGGGAACATCATAGACGAAAGAGCCTCTTAAAGTTTTCATCCCCGCATGCCATGTGATCTCGTTTTTTGATTAGTATATAGGATTAGTGAAAATTGGATTTGCATGCGCAGGAGCCCACCTTTTTTAGGTGGGCTTTTTGATTTGTCGTAACTGATCGGTTCAGCAGTTGGTCGTTGTTGTGTGGTTGTGAATCAGAGAAAAGTAATGGAGAAATACACTACTCTGGCTGTCCAACGATCATTTAGGACACCTTTTTTAAGGTCATTGCACTTGGGCCAAAGTATCTTGCCACATAATTTTACTACTTTTAGTTTATCACCAACTAACTATAAATGGACATTAATGCCATTGTCAATTTTTTGCTGATTGCAGGAGTGATTCAGGGTTTTATCTTCAACCTGGTGACTTTGTTGTTTAGAAAGCGCTTTAGCATTGTGGTTTTATACCTCAATCTTGTGGTGCTCTTTATTTCATTGAATAACCTGCAGGCGTGGCTTATTGAGGTTGGATATTCTTCGGACCTCTTCTATATCAAGAATATGCTTGTGCCATGGTATTTCTTTATTCTTCCCATGTTCTATGCCTTTATTATTCACTTCTTAGAAGTAGATAAGACCATTATTGGTTTTGTGAAATTTGCCATAGTGGTGTTTGTGGCGGAGATCTTGCTCAGATCGGCGGTGATCTATCACGTGTATTACAATGTTCCTGGTCAAGACACGGATCTGATTAGCCAGTATACGATGATAGAGGATATTTTTAATCTGGCCTTGAGTATCGCTATTTTTTACAAGGCCATTGAATTGGTTTTCAAACGGGAGAATGTCTATCAGTCCATGTTGAGCTATGACGACCTTAAGTGGTTAAAACTCTTCTTTAAGGTGGGAGGATTGGTGATGGTCTTTTGGGTTTTCGCCAAGATGGCGGATTTTATGTTCGGCATCAAATGGGGATACAGTGTATTGCGCTTAGGGACCTCCGTATTGCTTTATTGGATAGGTTATCAGGGCTTGTATCGGTACAATATTGTACAAGACAGAATTCAGCTTCGCAAACGCATTGCCACCAGCAACAAGTTTATCGGTATAGGAGCCATAGCGACCTCCAATGTAGACGATAAGCATCGGGAAGAATTTAAAAAGGTCCATGACCTTGTAGTCTCGGAAAAGAAGTATTTAGAACCCGAACTCAGTATGAGTTCTCTGGCAGAAACCCTTTCCATTAGTGCAAGTCATCTTTCTAAATTGGTAAATAATCACAGCGGCTTCAGCTTTTCTGATTATATCAACTCTCTGCGAGTGGAACAGGCCAAGAAACTCTTGGCAGATCCAAATTTTAACAACTATACCATGGTTGCCATTGGCTTGGAATGCGGATTCAATTCACGTTCTACCTTTTATGCGGCCTTTAAGAAATTTACAGCGACTACCCCCACGGAATACCTAAAAAAGGCGGTTACTAGCTAGTCCGAAATTATCGTTGGACGTCCTGTTTTGTCTTATAGCCATTATTTGAGAACTCAAGCTCCAAAGGCTGTCTTACTTTAGATCAACTAACAAAAACAAGGTGTAATGAGAAAGTTTTTTTTACTGCTGATCTTAATATTCAGCATCAGCTTTACCTACGGACAAGAACAAGAAAAGCTCAAGACCTATAAAGTGATGGTCAAAAAAATGGACGGAACCCGAGTGCGAGGCTATTTCATCAAGGCAGACAATAATGGCGTTACGGTAGACGTAAGTAAACGTTTTGAAGAAGACGGCTTAGTCGTAATCGCAGCTGAGGATATTGCTAAAATTAAGCTCCGGAGAAAAGCTTCCATAACTCGTGGGGCACTAACCGGCCTTGCAATAGGTACAGCTGTAGGGGGTCTAGCAGGATATGCCGCCGGTGATGATAGCGGTGGATTCGTTAGTTTCTCAAAAGAAGAAAAGGCCGTTATTTTGGGAACCGTCTTTGGTTTCTTTGGAACTGTAATAGGAACTGTAATTGGTACAAGTCGCAAAAAATTCTATATCTACGGTTCCAACGACAACTATAGAAAGGAATTGCCGATATTGCAACAGTACAATCTTTTGCAAGATTAGAACTTCCGCCGCCATTCTCGTAAGAACCACGCTGTTTTCAGCT encodes:
- a CDS encoding AraC family transcriptional regulator; this encodes MDINAIVNFLLIAGVIQGFIFNLVTLLFRKRFSIVVLYLNLVVLFISLNNLQAWLIEVGYSSDLFYIKNMLVPWYFFILPMFYAFIIHFLEVDKTIIGFVKFAIVVFVAEILLRSAVIYHVYYNVPGQDTDLISQYTMIEDIFNLALSIAIFYKAIELVFKRENVYQSMLSYDDLKWLKLFFKVGGLVMVFWVFAKMADFMFGIKWGYSVLRLGTSVLLYWIGYQGLYRYNIVQDRIQLRKRIATSNKFIGIGAIATSNVDDKHREEFKKVHDLVVSEKKYLEPELSMSSLAETLSISASHLSKLVNNHSGFSFSDYINSLRVEQAKKLLADPNFNNYTMVAIGLECGFNSRSTFYAAFKKFTATTPTEYLKKAVTS
- a CDS encoding response regulator, producing MRSVKHVVLIDDNKVDRFVSKGMLKSYDPSILTTYFCNGASGIKYFKELNRYFKRGYCVIPEVVILDINMPEVDGWQVLAAFERMAVFKQFNIEVIMLSSSSDPRDIARSAKSPVCKGYITKPLNVGKLSEAMTKIKGNIIDERAS
- a CDS encoding PAS domain S-box protein; this translates as MEWEMDNGKSILEVGNVAMIISLNDQGRIAQWNTCAMHKFGFESAEVMGKPLANFLVSNSKSTSAQELDHMLQVSMGVDHSETKEFTGLKKNGSRFPLELELRTQHTNSGLVYTVVMIDISRRRALEVDLINKAKALDLLSFQCSHDLKAPYCSAQGLLQLLRQKDLSLDASDLVDLLESSLNSGKQLLEDLAMISIIAKAYRNIEPIDVDRMLHSTVSKLQMTDYFEKVDLDVELQLEATLYSNEQLLGSLLKNMVRYVQMYSCSDDDQENDLMKLSIKTNSKESIITLAFNGAISNPKDPFCTDGLQEYTSANESTPGLCVYLIRNIASLLDGKLQFEMNQDQSSYLSVTIPNPKPSKYFEKC